The Methanobacterium lacus genome includes a region encoding these proteins:
- a CDS encoding DUF169 domain-containing protein has translation MNYNKTQNETLSSKIKELIDLEISPVAVKLFIDKSEIPEGVTMVEGGEHRHCEMVQNATKGDIFYATASELQGCKGGVGALGLMDMPEPIKTGAMHHSMGKFSSRAAAKKTVDAIPKIEPTMDAIAYAPLESAPFDPDVVIIIAKPLQAMKISQGLLYNLGGRLEANFGGIQSICSDTTAGPYNTGKPNFTLGCYGSRKFAKVQADEIIVGMNGENLSELVSALEEREPEDI, from the coding sequence ATGAATTACAATAAAACACAAAATGAAACATTATCATCTAAAATTAAGGAACTGATAGATTTGGAAATATCTCCAGTTGCAGTGAAGTTATTTATAGATAAATCCGAGATTCCAGAGGGAGTAACAATGGTAGAGGGTGGTGAACACAGGCACTGCGAAATGGTTCAAAATGCAACAAAGGGAGATATATTCTACGCTACTGCATCCGAACTTCAAGGATGTAAAGGAGGTGTAGGTGCCCTTGGACTCATGGATATGCCAGAACCCATTAAAACGGGTGCCATGCACCATTCTATGGGTAAATTTTCGAGTAGAGCTGCTGCAAAAAAAACTGTTGATGCCATTCCGAAGATAGAACCCACCATGGATGCAATTGCATATGCGCCCCTTGAAAGTGCACCCTTCGATCCAGACGTGGTAATCATAATTGCAAAACCATTGCAGGCCATGAAAATATCCCAGGGACTGCTCTACAACCTGGGAGGTCGTTTAGAAGCAAACTTCGGAGGAATCCAATCCATATGTTCCGATACAACAGCAGGTCCTTACAACACCGGAAAACCCAATTTTACGCTGGGATGTTACGGTTCAAGGAAGTTTGCAAAAGTCCAGGCCGATGAAATTATTGTGGGTATGAATGGAGAAAACTTAAGCGAACTTGTAAGCGCACTGGAAGAAAGAGAACCCGAAGATATTTAA
- a CDS encoding DUF3788 family protein: protein MSWGVFTDKEIKPSDKHVYQSLGGVKPLWDTIVSFVEEKYGVDGEFIFYGKNFGWALRYRKSGRVLIALYPGNEEYTVQIILNKTQIEEVLESNITEETRNMIERTTMIREGKWLYLKVDEERDLDEIKTLITARSH from the coding sequence ATGAGTTGGGGAGTATTCACTGATAAAGAAATTAAACCGTCTGATAAACATGTTTACCAATCTCTTGGAGGGGTTAAACCTTTATGGGACACAATAGTTAGTTTTGTAGAGGAGAAGTACGGAGTCGATGGTGAGTTCATTTTTTATGGCAAAAATTTTGGATGGGCCTTGAGGTACAGAAAATCAGGAAGAGTTCTAATAGCATTGTACCCTGGAAATGAAGAGTACACCGTTCAAATAATCTTAAACAAAACTCAAATTGAGGAAGTACTGGAATCAAATATTACCGAAGAAACCAGGAACATGATAGAAAGAACGACCATGATACGTGAGGGAAAATGGCTCTATCTAAAGGTTGATGAAGAAAGGGATCTTGATGAGATAAAAACTTTGATAACTGCAAGATCCCACTAG
- a CDS encoding MBL fold metallo-hydrolase: MKIDEGIVMLEVAGTVPGMFIYPTVMWDSKNMVLVDVGYGGQLDTLKNAFNKEGVDFNKVNKVIITHQDLDHFGGLGDLVDASNNSIDVMTHEDDKPYIQGEKPLVRLNENFLNMLPEDRRNMVKQMYKNFRTVNVDTTLQDEEELDLVGGITVIHTPGHTPGHICLYHHPSKTLIVGDAMNIIDGTLQGPRKDILMEEDYRVALKSLKKLEKFDAENIITYHGGLYKNTNHQSINSLIKE; encoded by the coding sequence TTGAAGATCGATGAAGGAATTGTTATGCTTGAAGTTGCTGGTACTGTTCCAGGCATGTTTATTTATCCCACTGTTATGTGGGACTCCAAGAACATGGTGCTCGTGGATGTTGGGTATGGTGGACAGTTAGATACACTTAAAAATGCATTTAATAAGGAAGGTGTGGATTTCAACAAGGTTAACAAGGTAATTATAACTCATCAGGATCTAGATCACTTCGGTGGGCTTGGAGACTTGGTTGATGCATCCAACAATTCAATTGATGTCATGACCCATGAAGATGATAAACCATATATTCAGGGAGAAAAACCTCTTGTAAGGTTAAATGAGAATTTTCTAAATATGTTGCCTGAAGACAGGAGAAACATGGTGAAACAAATGTATAAAAATTTCAGAACAGTAAATGTGGACACCACACTCCAAGATGAAGAGGAACTGGATCTCGTTGGTGGTATTACAGTCATACACACACCAGGACACACACCAGGACATATCTGTCTGTACCATCATCCAAGTAAGACTCTAATTGTTGGTGATGCAATGAATATCATAGATGGAACTCTGCAGGGTCCAAGGAAAGATATTCTGATGGAGGAAGATTACAGGGTAGCATTGAAATCCCTTAAAAAATTAGAAAAGTTTGATGCAGAAAATATAATCACCTATCATGGAGGCCTGTACAAAAATACAAACCACCAATCCATTAACAGCCTAATAAAAGAGTGA
- a CDS encoding metal-dependent hydrolase yields the protein MDLFTHFLVPYIILYALKSKNKLAGAFGGISPDFDTIFIAWIGILSPNFFIFSHRGITHSFIFGFVTSTIFLYVISRKQVNEFIGNLIRRDISVKFTKTTVAIAYFGVLTHLFLDYLTTLGIPLFFPFSITRYALNLYQSLDALTIVIALVVLIIIYLKVDTKYKKAAMAIFMIILISFGGVRAYEKINIMDHETPTLYGNYSELDVYPTNDMFVWNVVKHNPDNTSFAVSVYNGWYNNQYNLNYYSSPLITGGDYNSGLKAIKIADSYPSVKQFKWNSFFALENASYNGNSWDVTYYDVVKSYTKSNVTVTV from the coding sequence ATGGATCTCTTCACACATTTTTTAGTGCCTTACATAATTCTTTACGCCCTTAAAAGTAAAAATAAACTTGCAGGGGCTTTTGGTGGTATTTCACCAGATTTTGATACCATATTTATCGCATGGATCGGGATTTTATCCCCAAATTTTTTCATATTCTCCCACAGGGGAATTACCCATTCCTTCATCTTCGGATTTGTAACCTCAACCATATTTCTGTATGTGATTTCAAGAAAGCAGGTGAATGAATTCATTGGCAACCTTATAAGACGGGATATTTCGGTAAAATTTACCAAAACAACTGTTGCTATTGCATATTTTGGAGTTTTAACCCATCTTTTCCTTGATTATTTAACTACCCTTGGAATTCCCTTGTTCTTCCCATTTTCAATTACAAGGTACGCTTTAAATCTTTACCAATCACTGGATGCCCTAACAATTGTAATTGCATTAGTTGTGCTCATCATTATCTATCTAAAGGTGGATACCAAGTATAAAAAGGCAGCCATGGCAATATTCATGATAATTTTGATTTCCTTTGGAGGTGTGAGGGCCTACGAAAAAATTAACATCATGGACCATGAAACACCAACGTTGTATGGTAACTACTCTGAGCTGGATGTGTATCCAACAAACGACATGTTCGTATGGAACGTTGTAAAACACAACCCCGATAACACAAGCTTTGCTGTGTCAGTTTACAATGGATGGTACAACAACCAGTACAATTTAAATTACTATTCAAGCCCATTAATAACTGGTGGAGATTATAATTCGGGTTTGAAAGCCATAAAGATCGCAGACAGCTATCCTTCTGTCAAACAGTTTAAATGGAACAGCTTCTTTGCACTTGAAAATGCCAGTTACAATGGAAATAGTTGGGATGTTACCTACTACGATGTTGTAAAAAGCTACACAAAAAGTAACGTAACTGTTACGGTGTAA
- a CDS encoding HEAT repeat domain-containing protein — MDQSKIKQINREKRGQITDEYLSQFKELSDESIIQMLKNKNPQKRTAAAKILGKTLNSKNVAILCGAMKNEKAIYSRIAMSESLGEMGEIAVPNLIELLGKIGNNQEKELPTKYFKKKNFPLQRDLAARTLVKVGKPALPHLIQTITSTHEVFTKEQAVDAVGGITYKTMDQSAVDTIIQTIHENTKNSDNTLLLWKCVRALSGFQKNRRAFDLLMEMLEHETKPPILWETLRSLGKVGISNTQLTTIVENFETENPEIKLAYDGMLTDLNLKIKIIK; from the coding sequence ATGGATCAATCTAAAATCAAACAGATCAACCGTGAAAAAAGGGGTCAAATAACAGATGAGTACCTTTCACAGTTCAAAGAATTATCAGATGAAAGCATAATTCAAATGTTAAAGAATAAAAATCCTCAAAAACGGACTGCTGCCGCAAAAATTTTAGGTAAAACACTAAATTCGAAAAATGTGGCCATTTTATGTGGAGCAATGAAGAATGAGAAGGCCATTTATTCCAGAATTGCAATGTCTGAATCATTGGGAGAAATGGGAGAAATAGCAGTTCCAAATCTAATCGAACTCCTTGGAAAAATAGGAAATAACCAAGAAAAGGAACTGCCCACCAAATACTTCAAAAAGAAAAACTTTCCACTACAACGTGACCTGGCAGCAAGAACACTGGTAAAAGTTGGGAAACCTGCACTACCCCACCTCATACAAACAATAACAAGTACCCATGAGGTATTTACAAAGGAACAAGCAGTGGATGCTGTTGGGGGAATAACCTATAAAACCATGGATCAATCAGCTGTTGATACCATTATCCAAACAATCCATGAAAACACCAAAAATTCAGATAACACTTTACTACTCTGGAAATGTGTAAGGGCACTGAGTGGATTTCAAAAAAATAGAAGGGCTTTTGATTTGCTCATGGAAATGTTAGAACATGAAACTAAACCTCCAATCCTATGGGAAACACTCAGAAGTCTTGGAAAAGTAGGTATCTCTAACACTCAACTAACAACCATAGTTGAAAACTTTGAAACAGAAAATCCCGAAATAAAACTCGCATATGATGGAATGTTGACTGATCTAAACCTGAAAATTAAAATAATAAAATAA
- a CDS encoding MarR family winged helix-turn-helix transcriptional regulator, whose translation MEDINEIVRSWEQINKQIRLKHRETAQKYGFSFEQFHLLIELDHHNEMTISSDSLPPTIGNIADFTGNAPHTISERVKRLENRGILLKIKDEKDHRICRVMLSKEGQKMIDTIKNEARNIFLNNALNKMDDKSLKNLLKSLKELNKNLDK comes from the coding sequence ATGGAAGATATCAATGAGATAGTAAGATCTTGGGAACAAATTAACAAGCAAATCCGGCTGAAACACAGGGAAACCGCGCAGAAGTATGGTTTTTCCTTTGAACAGTTTCACCTTTTGATTGAACTGGATCATCACAATGAAATGACCATCTCATCAGATTCCCTTCCGCCAACCATAGGCAACATAGCAGATTTTACAGGAAACGCCCCACACACCATCTCTGAACGTGTAAAAAGATTGGAAAATAGGGGAATCCTCCTGAAGATAAAGGATGAAAAGGATCATAGAATTTGTCGTGTTATGCTTAGTAAAGAGGGACAGAAGATGATCGATACCATTAAGAATGAAGCAAGAAACATCTTCCTAAACAACGCTTTGAACAAAATGGATGATAAATCCTTGAAAAACCTTTTAAAAAGTTTAAAAGAATTGAACAAAAACTTGGATAAGTGA
- a CDS encoding MFS transporter, with product MTNEKSCKPEHSINNRVIALLVATLASFFTPFMASAVNIAIPSIGSSFGADVILLSWIPTAYLLAAAVFAVPFGRIADIHGMKKIFTYGIIIFTVASFLCAIAPSIISLIVFRIMQGVGSAMIFVTGLAIISSVYPRNERGKAIGINVASVYIGLSMGPVLGGLLTQYFGWRSIFLVVIPLGLLVIALTLTKLKGEWAECAGESFDIPGSVIYSVALVVLIYGFSILPGLYGILMVVAGVVGLLIFAAFELRVKNPVFEVRLFKNRTFGFSSLAALINYSSTFAVIFLLSLYLQYIKGMDPQAAGIILVAQPVVMAITSPIAGRLSDKFSPGSIATIGMAITTLSLICFTFLSSSTSIEYIVVVLLVLGFGLGLFSSPNTNAIMGSVEKKFYGIASATVGTMRLIGQMLSMGIAMLVFSIFIGNVVIEPSNYPALISSVNTVFMICAGLCFVGIFASYIRK from the coding sequence TTGACTAATGAAAAATCTTGTAAACCAGAGCACAGTATTAATAATAGGGTAATTGCATTACTCGTCGCAACTTTAGCCTCATTTTTCACACCTTTCATGGCATCTGCCGTGAATATAGCAATTCCATCAATAGGTTCCAGTTTTGGTGCTGATGTTATTCTTTTAAGCTGGATTCCTACTGCATATCTTCTTGCAGCTGCTGTTTTTGCAGTGCCATTTGGAAGAATTGCAGATATCCATGGTATGAAGAAGATATTCACCTATGGAATCATCATATTCACAGTAGCTTCATTTTTGTGTGCCATAGCACCATCAATAATATCCCTCATAGTGTTCAGGATCATGCAGGGTGTGGGTTCTGCAATGATCTTCGTAACAGGACTCGCAATTATAAGCTCTGTTTATCCTAGAAATGAACGTGGAAAGGCCATTGGTATAAATGTGGCAAGTGTTTACATAGGCCTTAGTATGGGTCCTGTTTTAGGAGGTTTACTTACACAATACTTTGGATGGAGAAGTATTTTTCTCGTAGTTATACCCCTTGGATTGTTAGTTATTGCACTTACACTAACTAAACTCAAGGGAGAATGGGCAGAGTGTGCTGGTGAATCCTTCGATATTCCAGGATCTGTTATTTACAGTGTTGCACTCGTTGTTTTGATCTATGGATTTTCAATACTCCCTGGACTTTATGGAATTTTAATGGTTGTAGCCGGAGTTGTAGGGCTTTTAATATTTGCAGCATTTGAATTAAGAGTAAAAAATCCTGTGTTTGAAGTTAGGTTATTTAAAAATAGGACATTCGGATTTTCAAGTCTTGCAGCCCTGATAAATTACAGTTCAACCTTTGCTGTTATTTTCCTTTTGAGTCTGTATCTTCAGTACATAAAGGGAATGGATCCCCAGGCAGCAGGTATAATCTTAGTTGCACAACCTGTTGTCATGGCCATAACCTCCCCAATAGCCGGACGTCTTTCTGATAAATTTTCTCCAGGTTCTATTGCCACTATAGGAATGGCTATTACAACGTTAAGCCTTATCTGCTTCACATTTTTGAGCAGTTCCACAAGTATTGAGTACATCGTTGTGGTTTTACTGGTACTTGGATTTGGTTTGGGTCTTTTCTCATCCCCAAACACCAATGCAATAATGGGTTCTGTTGAAAAGAAATTTTATGGAATTGCATCTGCAACAGTTGGTACCATGCGTTTAATTGGACAAATGCTGAGTATGGGTATTGCCATGCTGGTATTCTCAATCTTCATTGGAAACGTTGTTATAGAACCATCCAACTACCCTGCACTCATTTCAAGTGTGAATACTGTCTTCATGATCTGTGCAGGACTGTGCTTTGTAGGTATATTTGCATCCTATATTAGGAAATAA
- a CDS encoding CopG family ribbon-helix-helix protein, whose translation MTIISISLSEQLLQEIDQLKDETGFSGRSDVIRASARMLIADNQEKKNLEGNINSILILIHKQKSEDKVTEIKHDFEDIIETQIHSHLKEDKCLELFILEGDAKRMHTLTKMFQTTRKIDYVRLITI comes from the coding sequence ATGACAATTATCAGCATATCCCTAAGTGAACAGCTGCTTCAAGAGATTGATCAGCTTAAGGATGAAACAGGATTTTCTGGCAGATCTGATGTGATCAGGGCCAGTGCACGCATGTTAATTGCTGATAATCAAGAAAAGAAAAATCTCGAGGGAAACATAAATTCCATACTCATTTTGATCCATAAACAGAAATCTGAAGACAAGGTTACTGAAATTAAACATGATTTTGAGGACATAATCGAAACACAGATACACAGCCATCTCAAGGAAGACAAATGTTTAGAGCTTTTCATACTTGAGGGAGATGCCAAAAGAATGCACACCCTGACAAAAATGTTTCAAACCACGAGAAAAATTGATTACGTGCGCCTCATAACAATTTAG
- a CDS encoding metal ABC transporter solute-binding protein, Zn/Mn family — MKKKRVIVVIIILLISAIVLGYLAQQKHSSKTENNKIGVVVSLGPEVEWVKAVGGSKVDVTLMVPEGSDPHTYEPLPNQLSQVSNAQIYVMMGSSVEFENNYMDKIRETNPNLLVVNASEGVKLIPNSAENESDTVDPHVWADPKNAKIMVNNIYNGLVEVDPSDKDYFTKNRDAYLQELDELDKNTTKLLKDKNNSYILVLHPAFGYMARDYNITEIGAMINDEEPSPQRIAMMINTAKEYNITTVYNEPQYDPKFMESIASQIGGKVVTVNDLGENYLQNMANIAVAFSKT; from the coding sequence ATGAAGAAAAAAAGAGTAATCGTTGTTATAATAATTCTTTTAATTTCTGCCATTGTTTTAGGCTATCTGGCCCAGCAAAAACATAGTTCCAAGACTGAAAACAACAAAATTGGAGTGGTTGTTAGTTTAGGTCCTGAAGTGGAATGGGTTAAAGCTGTAGGAGGATCCAAGGTAGATGTAACCCTCATGGTTCCAGAGGGATCTGATCCCCATACCTACGAACCCCTGCCTAACCAGCTTTCCCAAGTTTCAAATGCCCAGATCTACGTTATGATGGGATCATCTGTAGAATTTGAAAACAACTACATGGATAAGATTCGTGAAACCAATCCCAACCTACTTGTTGTAAATGCATCTGAGGGTGTAAAATTAATACCTAACTCTGCAGAAAACGAATCAGATACTGTAGATCCCCATGTATGGGCAGACCCTAAAAATGCCAAGATAATGGTCAACAACATCTACAATGGATTGGTAGAGGTTGATCCTTCAGATAAAGATTATTTCACCAAAAATAGGGATGCCTATCTTCAAGAGCTCGATGAATTGGACAAAAATACCACCAAGCTTCTCAAGGACAAAAATAATAGCTACATCCTTGTACTTCATCCTGCATTTGGATATATGGCAAGGGACTACAACATAACAGAAATAGGGGCCATGATAAACGATGAAGAACCATCACCCCAGAGGATTGCCATGATGATAAACACTGCCAAGGAATACAATATAACAACTGTTTACAATGAACCACAGTACGATCCAAAGTTTATGGAGTCCATAGCCTCGCAAATTGGGGGAAAAGTTGTTACAGTAAATGATCTTGGTGAAAATTATCTTCAAAACATGGCGAACATTGCAGTTGCCTTCTCCAAGACATGA
- a CDS encoding metal ABC transporter ATP-binding protein: MLKMSVEAVKIRNVDLKYDEHLVLEDICLDINEKDFVAVIGPNGGGKSTLLKLILGILKPDSGEVKVFGRDPLKSRNLMGYLPQHINFDPDFPINVFDTVLTGRYHGLFKGYNTEDREAVLKVLDDMEIRDLKDRQISKLSGGQMQRVFIARAIVREPKLLIMDEPMASIDPEMQSSFYNLMARLKEKMAIVLVSHDVGAVSTHVDKIACLNRKLYYHGDVENSAQGLEEIYHCPIELISHGIPHRILKDH; encoded by the coding sequence ATGTTGAAAATGTCAGTTGAAGCCGTGAAAATCAGAAATGTGGATCTTAAATACGATGAACATTTAGTGTTGGAGGATATTTGTCTCGATATCAATGAAAAGGATTTTGTGGCAGTAATAGGTCCTAACGGTGGAGGTAAAAGCACACTACTGAAGTTAATTTTAGGGATTTTAAAGCCGGATTCTGGTGAGGTTAAGGTTTTTGGAAGGGATCCTTTGAAATCTAGAAATTTAATGGGTTACCTACCACAGCATATTAACTTTGACCCTGATTTTCCCATAAATGTGTTTGATACTGTTTTAACAGGTAGGTACCATGGTTTATTTAAGGGTTACAATACGGAGGACAGGGAAGCTGTTTTAAAAGTTCTGGATGATATGGAGATCAGAGATCTCAAGGATAGGCAGATAAGTAAACTGTCTGGAGGTCAGATGCAGAGGGTTTTCATTGCACGTGCCATTGTGCGAGAACCTAAACTTCTAATCATGGACGAACCCATGGCCAGCATTGACCCAGAAATGCAGAGTTCATTTTACAATCTCATGGCACGTTTAAAGGAAAAAATGGCCATAGTTCTCGTGAGTCATGATGTTGGTGCAGTTTCCACCCACGTGGATAAAATTGCATGCTTAAACAGGAAACTTTACTACCACGGGGATGTTGAAAACTCTGCCCAGGGGTTGGAAGAAATTTATCACTGCCCAATAGAACTCATCAGTCATGGAATACCCCACAGAATACTTAAAGATCATTAG
- a CDS encoding metal ABC transporter permease, producing the protein MLEIFQYPFMQKAIVAAVLISVACGVVGSYVVIKRIVSLSGAISHAAFGGVGLGYFIGVNPVLAAIPFSIVSAMAIGGVRQVAKISEDTAIGILWSVGMAIGVIFINLTPGYAPDLFSYLFGSILTVSNSDLLIMLVLDMIIVAVVYIFRREFLAVSFDEEFSNVTGVHALAIYLLLLALVALSVVVLIKAVGVILLIALFTIPAAIAKQYSYNIRNLMILATVLGIILTTTGLVLSYIFDLASGATIVMVLAAAFAISYYLNG; encoded by the coding sequence ATGCTTGAAATTTTCCAGTACCCATTCATGCAAAAAGCAATAGTCGCTGCTGTTTTAATCAGTGTAGCCTGCGGAGTTGTGGGAAGTTACGTTGTTATAAAAAGAATTGTATCTTTAAGTGGTGCAATTTCCCACGCAGCATTTGGAGGAGTAGGTTTGGGTTATTTTATCGGAGTTAACCCTGTTTTAGCCGCCATACCATTTAGTATAGTTTCAGCAATGGCAATTGGTGGGGTTAGGCAGGTTGCAAAAATAAGTGAAGACACTGCAATCGGAATACTCTGGAGCGTTGGAATGGCCATAGGAGTAATATTTATAAATTTAACTCCAGGATATGCTCCAGATCTTTTCAGTTACCTATTTGGAAGCATATTAACAGTTTCAAACTCTGATCTCCTCATAATGTTAGTGCTTGACATGATCATAGTGGCTGTGGTTTACATATTCAGGAGAGAATTTCTTGCAGTTTCATTTGACGAAGAATTTTCGAACGTTACAGGTGTGCATGCCCTTGCAATATACCTGCTTCTTTTGGCCCTAGTTGCATTGAGTGTGGTTGTTCTTATTAAGGCTGTGGGAGTTATTTTGCTCATAGCATTATTCACAATTCCAGCAGCCATTGCAAAGCAGTACAGCTACAACATAAGAAATCTAATGATCCTAGCCACCGTACTTGGAATCATCCTCACAACCACAGGTTTAGTGCTTTCATACATATTTGACCTTGCTTCAGGAGCAACCATTGTAATGGTGCTTGCAGCAGCATTTGCAATATCCTACTACCTGAATGGTTAA
- the nudC gene encoding NAD(+) diphosphatase: MNNYLSIFDEILVFMKRESIYNRYEPSVKPVSYSEEQSYWFIFKAENILINPKSSLKIPFHNDLDEISLVPLRKHYMGTLDDHPVYVVEVDAETEPWDGMEFLDLRSSYDILDEDIYLLAGRAVQIMNWDKNHRFCGKCGTETITLEDENAKICPECGFTSFTRISPAVITAIIKDDKLLMAKHSYGLKNRYALVAGFLEAGETLEEAVKREVMEEVGLEVDEIQYFGSQPWPFPNSLMVGFTAKYAGGEIKVDGKEIVDAKWFDANEVSRFPSKISIASELVEWFLDKY, from the coding sequence ATGAATAATTATTTATCAATCTTCGATGAAATCCTAGTATTCATGAAAAGAGAAAGCATTTACAACAGGTACGAACCTTCAGTTAAACCTGTATCTTACAGTGAAGAACAGTCATACTGGTTCATTTTCAAAGCTGAAAACATACTCATAAATCCTAAATCCAGTTTAAAAATTCCTTTTCATAATGATTTAGATGAAATTAGCCTTGTTCCCCTGAGGAAACATTATATGGGTACCTTAGATGATCATCCAGTCTATGTTGTAGAGGTTGATGCTGAAACAGAACCTTGGGATGGGATGGAATTTTTGGATCTGCGTTCAAGCTACGATATACTGGACGAAGATATTTATCTCTTGGCTGGTAGGGCTGTTCAGATCATGAACTGGGATAAAAATCATAGGTTCTGTGGTAAGTGCGGAACAGAGACCATAACCTTGGAGGATGAAAATGCTAAGATCTGTCCTGAGTGTGGATTTACAAGTTTCACCAGGATTTCTCCGGCTGTTATCACCGCCATAATAAAGGATGATAAACTTCTCATGGCCAAACACAGCTACGGACTAAAAAATAGGTACGCATTAGTTGCTGGATTTTTAGAAGCAGGAGAAACCTTGGAAGAAGCTGTTAAAAGGGAAGTGATGGAAGAGGTTGGTTTGGAAGTTGATGAGATCCAGTACTTCGGAAGTCAGCCATGGCCATTTCCAAATTCACTCATGGTCGGTTTTACAGCGAAGTACGCTGGTGGCGAGATAAAGGTTGATGGAAAAGAGATAGTGGATGCAAAATGGTTCGATGCAAATGAAGTTTCCAGGTTCCCCTCAAAGATCAGTATAGCAAGCGAACTCGTGGAATGGTTCCTTGATAAGTATTAA
- a CDS encoding pyridoxamine 5'-phosphate oxidase family protein: MRRSEKEIKDIKIIYKILNEADVCRVGFSKANKPYVVPMNFGFDESHIYLHSSVEGKKMEILKENKNICFEVDVKSEIVKSEKPCNWGMHYMSVMGFGTAELIEEPEEKIRALDIIMDKYDPEGLNSYEYLESSLKRTAVIKLNITELTAKKS; encoded by the coding sequence ATGAGAAGATCAGAGAAGGAAATAAAGGATATTAAAATTATTTACAAAATATTAAACGAAGCTGATGTATGTAGAGTCGGATTTTCTAAAGCAAACAAACCATACGTTGTTCCAATGAACTTTGGTTTTGATGAAAGTCACATCTACCTCCACTCTTCAGTTGAAGGTAAGAAAATGGAGATTTTAAAGGAAAACAAAAACATATGCTTCGAAGTTGATGTTAAAAGTGAAATTGTAAAATCTGAAAAGCCATGTAACTGGGGAATGCACTACATGAGTGTGATGGGGTTTGGAACTGCAGAACTGATTGAAGAACCTGAAGAAAAAATAAGAGCACTGGATATTATCATGGATAAATATGATCCTGAAGGTTTGAATTCATATGAATATTTAGAATCATCCCTCAAGAGAACCGCAGTTATTAAACTTAATATAACCGAACTCACAGCTAAAAAATCATGA
- a CDS encoding class I SAM-dependent methyltransferase, which translates to MLNKKASTKDSNPDEIVENLGINKGDIIGDIGAGGGYFTLEFSKKVGGNGKVYAIDTNQKSLDYISKNNTLNNIETKLVEDDEFVLPEKVDIFFLRNVFHHLQDPVEYFKNLSVYLKNEGLIVVIDYKKKGFSFVGMFGHYTSEDDIIKQLEAAGFGVLKQYDFLQDQSFIKFKRRN; encoded by the coding sequence ATGTTAAATAAAAAAGCATCTACAAAGGACTCAAATCCAGATGAAATTGTTGAAAATTTGGGAATTAATAAAGGGGATATTATTGGAGATATAGGTGCGGGGGGAGGATATTTTACCCTTGAATTTTCAAAAAAAGTGGGAGGTAATGGGAAAGTCTATGCAATAGACACTAACCAAAAATCACTTGATTACATTTCAAAAAACAATACACTTAACAATATCGAGACAAAACTTGTTGAAGATGATGAATTTGTTCTACCAGAAAAGGTAGACATATTCTTTTTAAGAAATGTGTTTCATCATCTGCAGGATCCAGTTGAATACTTCAAAAATCTATCTGTTTACCTAAAAAATGAGGGCTTAATAGTTGTTATAGATTATAAGAAGAAAGGTTTTAGTTTTGTTGGCATGTTCGGCCATTACACTTCCGAAGATGATATTATAAAACAATTGGAAGCAGCAGGGTTTGGAGTGCTTAAACAATATGATTTTCTACAGGATCAATCCTTCATAAAATTTAAAAGGAGAAATTAA